AATCAACAATGTCAGAATTGAACTCTCAGGAGAGGAAAGAACCTGGCTGGCATTACAAGGGAAGCTACAAGTTAGAGGGCAGAAGTACAGAAAAAAGTAAGGAATCTGGTGCATTGTAATAGAGTGTGTTGGACAAGTGAGGATATACACTATTATATTTGACGTCTGTACAGATTAAAGAATCCACAAAACCCCTCAATTCATCACTTGCTTTATGAGGAGGTTGTGATATGCCAGAGCTTTCTCATGGCATTTTTCACTTCTGCATTCCTCAGTGTGTAGATGAATGGGTTGAGAAAAGGGATCCCAATGGTATAAAATACAGACACCATCTTGTCCATAGGGAAAGTGGTTGGGGGACGtgcatatatgaatatacatggaACAAAGAATAAGACTACTACGATGATGTGAGAAATGCAGGTGGAGAGagcttttctcctcccttctgcaCTGTGGTTTCTCAGAGAATGCAAAATGACAATGTATGAAATCATCAGAATCGCAAAACTGCCTGTGCAAATGCTCCCACTGTTAAACACCCATTCTAGGTTGATCATATAGGTGTCCATGCATGCAAGTTTTAGCAAGGGCTGCAAATCACAGCAGTAATGATCAATAAAATTGGGTCCACAGAAAGGCAATTTCAAGGCCGGCATTAGCTCAGCAATGGAATGGATAAAAGCTCCTATCCATGCAAGAATAATCAGGATTGTGCAAACTTGCTTTCTCATGATGGTTGGGTAATGTAAGGGCTTACAAATAGCCACATAGCGATCAATAGCCATGAGGATGAGAACAAAGACCTCCATGGGGCCAAAGAAATGTATTGCAAATACTTGAGTCATGCACTCTTTGTAAGATATGGTTCTTTGTGCAGAGAGTGAATCCACAATTAGTCTTGGGGCTGTTGCAGTTGAGAAGCAGGAATCAGCAAGGgacaaataaaataggaaaaagtacatggggCTCCCAAGTGTGCGGCTGGACTTGATGGTCACAATAATGAGCAAATTCCCTACCACAGTTCCCAGATAAAATATGAAGAATATTACAAATACCATCTTCTTTTTCATTGGGTCTTGGGTCAATCCTAGCAGTATGAACTCAGTAACAGTGTTATTTTGCTTCATTATTTCAGGCCAAGTGGAGAAAATGCAGGTTAGAAATAATTAATctgcaaagaaagaaatatgaggaAATGAATACTCCATTTGGAGGTCAAATCCATATGCTTGTTCATGAATGGGCCACTTACCAGTGGGTAATCCCTTATCTTccgtgttttgttttcccttgatTAATGCAGAGATCATATTTATTCACAATCTATTCTCCGGATTGCTTAtggaaacaaggaaataaattaagaatGAGAAAGTACCCAATTCTTCAGGCATAATAAACattaatttaatgaatttaataTGAGAGGATATCTTTCTGAGCTGAATATCTTTCCTTATTTTACAACATGGACCCATTAAGGTAGAATGTTGCAAAAAGGAGAAAACTCTTGCATAATATACATAATGTGCTTTCATACTTTTAGAACTTGATAGATATTTATGAAGTATCTTCTAGTAAATATTCTGAACATTCAATGAATGACACAGAAACTTTTAAtacttttgtttgttagtttgtttaatGAAacctatgagagagagagacaggttgaggggaaaagagaaaaatacaaaagagaaataagCAGTATTTTGGCAGTGAATGTTTGGTCAATTCATTAGTGCATCATTAAGTTTATTTTGATCTGTTCCCTTGgctaaatttatttccttttactttaacTCTCTGTAATTTATAGTTGCTTATAGTTGTGAATTCAGATTCTATCataacattttatactttttacatTATCCTATGTTGTCCAAAGTAGAATTCTTCACCTTGTCCAGTGTTTTGATGGGTCTTTCTGCATATTTTCTTAAGACACAAAGAGAGACTGATtctaaaataaaggataaatagGGAAAATTTGgcataaatcaaaatattttttcaaatttcatgttattttaagCACCAGGGATTTAGACAATGAGATAAAGAAACTGCAGGTCATAGCTAAAACTTTTTCATATGATTCTTGGAACACATGTTCTTGCAATTCCCATTACTTGACTTTagtaaaagatagaaataaaaaaagaatgaatattcatttatatataccaAACTGGAAAAATCCTTTTCTGTCTTTATCACATACATTTCCCATATAGTAGCACAATTAAATGTATAAGTGCCAAGGCAATTAAGTATATTTCCAACATGTATTGCAGACAAAAGCCtaattttctcaaatataaatGGATCTCAAGATTGAGAACACAAGCCAcatggtgcctgggtagctcagctggttaaatatttgactcttgatttccactcaggtcatgatctcagggttttggaatCCAGTCCCATGCTAGGTTCTGTACTGGGGATGGAGCTTGTTCaagattctatctctccctcttcctctgtaccttcccctgcgtttgtgttctctctctctctctctctaaataaaccaagaaaattaaaaaagaaacagttaataTGAAAATGTGCAAAATAACTGATCTCAAAGGAattcttcttattaaaaataatgtgaaaagcttatcaatttctttcatagaaaaatatattccacTCAAATccaattatttatcttttcacatAGATTAACAAAATGACAGTTTTGATAAATGTCTCTTAACAGTTCTGAAAATGATGTTGGACACAATTGATTCCACACTTTCTTGGCAGGAGTTTAAGGGGATACAATCTCTCTGGGGTTAATTTTTAGCATTGGTGATATTTCAACGTCACATAGACACAGGTCTGGTGTATGTATTTGCTGCAAATAATCTCACTCATAGGCAGGAAGATCATCACATCAATCCTTTCCATGTTGATCAAAGGTAAGAAACAAGTTCAATGCCCACCAGAAGGAAGCTAAATGATTCAGGGATTGTATTTATGCAATCATCAAACAAAAGGAGGTTGATTTATGTACAATGGATTATAAAATATGTTGTAAAGTGGCAGAGTTCAGAACTGTCTGTTGAAGATGGTAATATTTTCATTGACAGCAGAataatatcacacacacacacagacacacacactcatatcAGTTAATTGTATTTATGAGAGTATTAAGATAGTATATTTTTGGCCTCAGGATGGGGAAACTCTATTCTTGGAATCAAAG
The genomic region above belongs to Neovison vison isolate M4711 chromosome 7, ASM_NN_V1, whole genome shotgun sequence and contains:
- the LOC122914389 gene encoding olfactory receptor 4C11-like yields the protein MKQNNTVTEFILLGLTQDPMKKKMVFVIFFIFYLGTVVGNLLIIVTIKSSRTLGSPMYFFLFYLSLADSCFSTATAPRLIVDSLSAQRTISYKECMTQVFAIHFFGPMEVFVLILMAIDRYVAICKPLHYPTIMRKQVCTILIILAWIGAFIHSIAELMPALKLPFCGPNFIDHYCCDLQPLLKLACMDTYMINLEWVFNSGSICTGSFAILMISYIVILHSLRNHSAEGRRKALSTCISHIIVVVLFFVPCIFIYARPPTTFPMDKMVSVFYTIGIPFLNPFIYTLRNAEVKNAMRKLWHITTSS